The Apium graveolens cultivar Ventura chromosome 6, ASM990537v1, whole genome shotgun sequence genome contains a region encoding:
- the LOC141664893 gene encoding putative F-box protein At4g22030: protein MSLSQLHVSSSISLPSSISSSKYCPSKTINASINHIPKLVLSSISLPKVRKTNLLKELHKKSDLEITNTIETRTNNPSSFTDNEQQDHDSAANSDVSTAKIWAILEEVSNRIEMHENIREQRDNWHSLLFKSINMITLSATTMLALAPTTHVGGILSHFPINLSSSLLFFAATGMLIVMNKLQPSQLVEEQRNATRLFKALRREIENFIFLGNVPTHKDVDILIVKTLALDKAYPLALIGAMLEKFPKKYEPSSWWPKNNFQTIEKPFSDYGNERNGWSQELENEIREINEVVRTKDKEDYERLGNIALKLNKGLAISGPLLTGVATIGSAFSGVSPAAAMVAVVAGAAATIINTVEHGGQVGMVFEMYRNCGGFFDLLEESTNSTLEESELDKRENGEVFEMKMALKLGRSLSELKDLANKSSSSRTDDNSFSEFANKLF from the coding sequence ATGTCTCTTTCACAATTGCATGTTTCCAGCTCCATTTCACTCCCTTCTTCAATATCGTCTTCGAAATATTGTCCTTCCAAAACAATCAATGCTTCCATTAATCATATTCCGAAATTAGTATTATCTAGCATTTCACTTCCCAAGGTCCGAAAAACAAACTTGTTAAAAGAACTTCACAAGAAATCAGATCTTGAAATAACAAACACAATCGAAACCAGGACCAACAACCCTAGCTCATTCACAGATAATGAGCAACAGGATCATGATTCCGCGGCCAATTCTGATGTTAGCACTGCTAAGATTTGGGCTATTCTCGAGGAAGTGTCGAATAGAATAGAGATGCACGAAAACATACGTGAACAGCGTGACAATTGGCATTCCCTCCTTTTTAAATCCATTAACATGATCACTCTTTCAGCAACAACAATGCTTGCACTTGCGCCGACAACCCATGTTGGGGGAATATTGTCACATTTTCCGATTAATTTATCGTCGTCTCTATTGTTTTTTGCAGCTACTGGAATGTTGATTGTGATGAACAAGCTTCAACCATCACAACTTGTCGAAGAACAACGTAATGCTACGAGATTATTCAAAGCTTTACGTAGAGAAATCGAGAATTTTATATTTCTCGGCAATGTCCCTACTCACAAAGATGTGGATATTTTGATAGTGaaaaccttggctcttgataAGGCTTATCCACTCGCTTTAATCGGGGCAATGCTTGAAAAATTTCCTAAAAAATATGAACCTAGTTCTTGGTGgcctaaaaataattttcagactATAGAAAAACCATTTAGTGACTATGGTAATGAAAGAAATGGATGGAGTCAAGAATTAGAAAATGAAATCAGAGAAATTAATGAAGTTGTGAGAACAAAAGATAAAGAAGACTACGAGAGACTCGGAAATATAGCTCTAAAACTAAATAAGGGTTTGGCTATCTCCGGTCCACTTCTAACTGGTGTAGCTACAATAGGATCAGCCTTTTCGGGGGTATCTCCTGCAGCGGCGATGGTGGCGGTGGTAGCTGGTGCAGCCGCTACAATAATAAATACGGTGGAGCATGGTGGACAAGTTGGAATGGTGTTTGAAATGTATAGGAATTGTGGTGGCTTTTTTGATCTGTTAGAAGAATCAACAAATAGTACACTTGAGGAAAGTGAATTGGATAAGAGAGAAAACGGGGAGGTGTTTGAAATGAAGATGGCTTTGAAATTAGGAAGAAGCTTATCGGAGTTGAAAGATCTCGCAAACAAATCTAGTTCTTCGCGAACAGATGATAACAGCTTCAGTGAATTTGCAAACAAGCTCTTCTAA